The sequence CGATGATCCCAGGCTGGGAAAAGACGGTGTCGGCGGCACTCGCCGCACTATCCCCCAACGGCTCGCTGCACATCGTCGATTTCGGCCAGCAGGAAGGCCTACCGGGCTGGTTCCGTACCTTGCTGCGCGGTTGGCTGAAAAAATTCCACGTAACGCCGCGTGAATCGCTGCGCGAAGTTCTGGAATCGGAATCTCGGCGAACCGGCGCAACCTTCCGTTTCCGCACGCTTTATCGCGGTTACGCCTGGCTGGCGATGATCAAGATCGCCAGCTAACATTGCTGTTGGGACGGCGCACCATCCGCCGATGAAGCGATGGATACTACGATCAACCAGATCGCACATTGTTATGTGACCCCAGGAGTGGTACATTATCTCCATACTGGAAGCATGTGATGATCGTCGGTTTTAGAGACGGATGGCTGCGGGCTTTCTTTGTAGACGACACCCGCTCCCGCAACATTCCGTCCGATCTCGAAAGCCGCTTGTTCCGCAAGCTCCAGATGATTGACGACGCCACGGTCGATCAGGATTTGCGCGTACCGCCCAGCAACCATTTCGAGAAGTTGCGCGGCAATCTCGAAGGCTTCCATTCGATCCGCGTCAACCAGCAGTGGCGACTGATCTTCCGCTGGGACGGCGGTCGCGGTGAAGCGTCGGACATCTATCTCGACGACCACAGTTATAAGTGAGCTGAAACATGTTGATGACCGCACGCAAGCCAACAACGGTTGGCGAGATTCTCACCGAAGAGTTCATGCAGCCGCTCGGCTTGACGCAGGCGGCTTTGGCCGAGGCGATGGGCGTTCAGCGCAAGCATGTGAACGAATTGTGCAACGACCGCCGCAACGTGACGGCGGCAACCGCGCTCATTCTGGCCCGGGTGTTTGGCAACAGCCCGGACTTCTGGCTGAACGTCCAACGCCGCAGCGATCTTTGGGCGGTTATGAATTCGCCCGACGAGCGGGCACGTGTTGACCGCGCCAAGCCTTTGGCGACAGCCGCATAGACAAGATTTCAGGGTAGAGCTTTGTTTTGACGCAATTCCGGACGGAAAACCGCACACACTTTTCCTGGAATTGCTCTAGTGCAGCGCCTTCACCAGCGCCCCCACCATCGTCTGTGGGCGATAACCGACCTTGGCCGGTGTCAGCCCCAGCCGCACGATCACCAGTTGCTCCGAGGGAATGATGGCGACGGTCTGCCCGTCATGCCCTTCCATCCAGTAGGTGTCCTTGGGCAGGCCTGCCGCGACGCCGGCGCCCGGGTTTTCCTCATCGCCCGGCGCCTCGATCCACAGCTGGCCCTTGCCGTAGACTTTCGAGACGGGCGCCGGCTCGCGCATCCAGTCGACGAAGCCCGTCGGCAGGACCTGGTTGCCGTTCCACACCCCGCCCTGCAGCAGGAACTGGCCGAAGCGCGCCCAGTCATGCGCGGTGGCATAGAGATAGGACGAGCCGACGAAAGTGCCCTGCTCGTCGGTTTCAAGCACGGCGCTGTGCATGCCGAGCGGCCCAAACAGTGCCATGCGTGGCCATGTCAGCGCCTTGGCCTTGTCGCCGATCGCGTCCTGCCAGAGCCGCGACAGCATCACCGCCGTGCCGCTCGAATAGGAAAATACTTTGCCGACCTCGCCCGCCAGCGGTTTTGATTCGGCAAAGCCCGCCATGTCGGGCTCGAGATAGAGCATGCGCGTGACATCGGCGACGTCGCCATAATCCTCGTTGAACTCCAGCCCGCTCGACATCGCCATCATGTCGGCAAGGCTGATCGCCGCGCGGCCGTCCGCCTTCCACGGCGCGAACAGGCCCTTGTTGTCGACGGCCATCTTGCCGTCCTTGACCAACGTGCCGACGATCGCGGCATTCACCGTCTTGGTCATCGACCAGCCGAGCAGCGGCGTCTTGGCCGAAAAGCCGTCGCCATAGCGCTCAGCGACGACGCGGCCGTTCTTGACCACGACCACCGCGCGCATGCCCGAACCAGTCAGCGCCGCATCGTCGAGCAGCTTGGCAATCACCGGATCCTGCGATGCCTCGACACGCTCGCCTTCGGGCCACAGCGTATCCTGGCTGGTTGGCGAAGGCTCGACATGGACCGTCGTGCGCCGCGCCTTGCCGACATCCCCGTCGGGGATCGAGGCGCAGCCGAGCCCATCGCGGGAAACCGCCTCGCTTTTGCCGAGGAAGCCCAGCAGGCCCGCCGAAACCGTGCCCCGGTTCTTGTCGACCGAGACCCGCATCAGCCGCAGCAGCGGGTGTCCGGGCGCCTGCACGTCTACGGCAAGCACTTCGTTGGCATCGCGCCCGGCGATGAAGACGTTGGAGCAGACGATCTTGGCCGAATAGCCCGAACCGACGCGGATCAGTTCGGGCGGCGCGATGTAGAGCCAGGCAAACAGGGCGGCGACCGCCAGAACGATCAGGCCAAGCAGCCATTTGACGATCTTGACGACGAACCGCATCCGCTTCCTCCCGGGCTTTCGCCCGACCCTTATGTCATCGAATTGCCGCCATTGCTTCCGCAAAATCAGGGCTGTTGTCGAGCGCCGTCAACGGATTATCAACCATGATCGGCGATCACAGGAGGCATGTCGCCCAAAAGTGCTGAGCGGTTTTGGGACCACGACATGCACGAAAAGGGATAGGCTGGGCGATGCTGTGGGGCGATCGCCTGGAGGGGGCTCGACCAATCGTCGGCCATCGGTTCACAGACCCATCAGCGACCGGCTGTTTCCGGCTTGGAAGTTGTGATGCGCCGTCTTGCGGCCCTTTTCATGCTGACGCTGCTTGGCGCCTGCTCGACCGTGGACGATCTGTCGCCGTTGTCGCCCCCCGGGTCCAGCAGCCCGACAGTCGCCGTACGCGCGCCGCGCTTCGAGGATTCCAAGCCGCATGAATGGGACAGCGGCGCGCCTTGGAACTATGCCGTTCACGGCACCGACGTCTCCAAGTACCAGACCTCGGTCGACTGGCCGACAGCCAAGGCGAGCGGCATTTCCTTCGCCTTCATCAAGGCCACAGAAGGCGGCGACCGCTTCGACGAGTATTTCAACGAGCACTGGGCGCGCACGAAAGCCGCCGGCGTTCCGCGCGCGGCCTATCATTTCTTCTATTTCTGCACCCCGGCTGCCCAGCAGGCGCGCTGGTTCATCCAGAACGTTCCCGTCGACCGCTCCGCCATGCCGCCGGTTCTCGACATGGAATGGAACCCGAAATCGCCGACCTGCCGGCTGCGTCCCGACGCCGCCACGGTGCGCGCGGAGATGACCACCTTCCTCCAGATCGTCGAGCGGCATTACGGCAAGAAGCCGATCATCTACACCTCTGTCGACTTCTTCGACGACAACGAGCTGTCGACCTTCCGCGGCTACGCCTACTGGTTGCGCTCGGTCGCCGGCCATCCGCGCGAGAAATATGGCAGCCACCCCTTCACCTTCTGGCAATACACCGGAACCGGCATCGTTCCCGGCATGACCGGCAAATCCGACATCAACGTCTTCAACGGCTCGGAAGCCGCATGGAACAAGTGGCTGCGGCAGAACACCCGTTGATACCTGGTTCAACGGCAGCGAATCCCTAGATCAAGTTGCTCCAGCGAGACTCCCGTTGAACCGGGTTCAACGGCAGCGAATCCCTAGATCAAGTTGCTCCAGCGAGACTCCCGTTGAACCGGGTTCAACGGCAGCGAATCCCTAGATCAAGTTGCTCCAGCGAGACTCCCGTTGAACCGGGTTCAACGGCAGCGAATCCCTGGACCACATTGTTCCAGCAGGACGCCCGTTGAACCGGGGGCAGCGGCAGCGAAGCCCCAGGGAATAAGTGGTTGCGGCAGAACACCCGTTGACACCGGGCCTGCCGCCTGCTTTTCGACACAGCCAGCGGTAAAGAGTGCAACCGCCCGTAATCCGGGGCATTGGGTTTCCAGCCAAGCACGACAATGCCCTCTTCGTTTCGAAAGGAAGCTGATGCGACTGCGTTCCCAAGCCCTCGCGGCGCTATTCCTGTGCGCCACGGCCTTGCCGGCGATGGCGCAGGAATGCGGCGGCGATTTCGAAACCTGGAAACAGGGCGTGGCGGCGGAAGCCAAGGCCGCCGGTGTCGGCGCCGTCGGTCTCGATGCGCTGGAGGATGCCACCATTGACGAGCGGGCGCTGGCGCGCGACCGCGCCCAGGGCGTCTTCACCCAGACCTTCATCGAGTTCTCCAACCGCATGATTTCGGCCTACCGGCTGAAGCAAGGCGCGGCGAACATGAAGAAATACGCCGATGTCTTCGCCCGTGCCGACCAGCAGTTCGGTGTGCAGGCGCCGGTCATCACCGCCTTCTGGGCGCTGGAGACGGATTTCGGCGCCGTGCAGGGCGATTTCCACACGCTGAGCGCGCTGGTGACGCTTTCGCATGATTGCCGCCGCCCGCAGCTGTTCCGCCAGCAGCTGGTGCCGCTTCTGGAGCTGATCGATCGCGGCGTGCTGCCGGCCGACGTCAAGGGCGCCTGGGCCGGCGAGATCGGCCAGACGCAGATCCTGCCTTCGGATTATCTCGCTCGGGGCGTCGACGGCGACGGCGACGGCAAGATCGACCTGCGCAACAGCGTGCCCGACGTGATCATGACCACGGCCAACAAGGTGCTGTCGCGCGGCTGGAAGCGTGACGAACCCTGGATCCAGGAAGTGCACGTGCCCGACGAGATGCCCTGGGACCAGACCGGGCGCACCAACAAATTGCCGCTGACGCAGTGGGCGCAGTGGGGCGTCACCAATCCCGACGGCTCGCCGCTTGTCGACATGGGCCTCAAGGCCGGCCTGGCGCTGCCCATGGGCCGCAAGGGTCCGGCCTTCCTCACTTACGACAATT comes from Mesorhizobium japonicum MAFF 303099 and encodes:
- a CDS encoding type II toxin-antitoxin system RelE/ParE family toxin — translated: MIVGFRDGWLRAFFVDDTRSRNIPSDLESRLFRKLQMIDDATVDQDLRVPPSNHFEKLRGNLEGFHSIRVNQQWRLIFRWDGGRGEASDIYLDDHSYK
- a CDS encoding HigA family addiction module antitoxin, which produces MLMTARKPTTVGEILTEEFMQPLGLTQAALAEAMGVQRKHVNELCNDRRNVTAATALILARVFGNSPDFWLNVQRRSDLWAVMNSPDERARVDRAKPLATAA
- a CDS encoding serine hydrolase domain-containing protein, producing the protein MRFVVKIVKWLLGLIVLAVAALFAWLYIAPPELIRVGSGYSAKIVCSNVFIAGRDANEVLAVDVQAPGHPLLRLMRVSVDKNRGTVSAGLLGFLGKSEAVSRDGLGCASIPDGDVGKARRTTVHVEPSPTSQDTLWPEGERVEASQDPVIAKLLDDAALTGSGMRAVVVVKNGRVVAERYGDGFSAKTPLLGWSMTKTVNAAIVGTLVKDGKMAVDNKGLFAPWKADGRAAISLADMMAMSSGLEFNEDYGDVADVTRMLYLEPDMAGFAESKPLAGEVGKVFSYSSGTAVMLSRLWQDAIGDKAKALTWPRMALFGPLGMHSAVLETDEQGTFVGSSYLYATAHDWARFGQFLLQGGVWNGNQVLPTGFVDWMREPAPVSKVYGKGQLWIEAPGDEENPGAGVAAGLPKDTYWMEGHDGQTVAIIPSEQLVIVRLGLTPAKVGYRPQTMVGALVKALH
- a CDS encoding glycoside hydrolase family 25 protein, producing the protein MRRLAALFMLTLLGACSTVDDLSPLSPPGSSSPTVAVRAPRFEDSKPHEWDSGAPWNYAVHGTDVSKYQTSVDWPTAKASGISFAFIKATEGGDRFDEYFNEHWARTKAAGVPRAAYHFFYFCTPAAQQARWFIQNVPVDRSAMPPVLDMEWNPKSPTCRLRPDAATVRAEMTTFLQIVERHYGKKPIIYTSVDFFDDNELSTFRGYAYWLRSVAGHPREKYGSHPFTFWQYTGTGIVPGMTGKSDINVFNGSEAAWNKWLRQNTR
- a CDS encoding lytic murein transglycosylase; the encoded protein is MRLRSQALAALFLCATALPAMAQECGGDFETWKQGVAAEAKAAGVGAVGLDALEDATIDERALARDRAQGVFTQTFIEFSNRMISAYRLKQGAANMKKYADVFARADQQFGVQAPVITAFWALETDFGAVQGDFHTLSALVTLSHDCRRPQLFRQQLVPLLELIDRGVLPADVKGAWAGEIGQTQILPSDYLARGVDGDGDGKIDLRNSVPDVIMTTANKVLSRGWKRDEPWIQEVHVPDEMPWDQTGRTNKLPLTQWAQWGVTNPDGSPLVDMGLKAGLALPMGRKGPAFLTYDNFDVYLEWNQSFTYALTAANLAARLAGAPALDPRNPDQGLNNEQMKALQTKLEARGYDVGTVDGILGTNTREAIRKEQIRLGLPVDGWPTPELLAKL